GACTCGACACGATTGTCAGACTGCCTTTCGGCGAGGACAATACCTTCATCCCGGTCGGTGTCGTATCCAAGGACTACGCCCTTGTACCGCACCTGGCCGTCCTGGATGTTGCCACGAAGGCCCTCGCCGACGCGAAAATCGCAACCGCCGCCGTGAAGGCCGAACTCAAGATTACCGAGTACGGCGAACGGATGGCCCTCAGTCTCTACTTGCCCGACAAGTACAGCTTTGATCCTGGTGACGGCCACCCGATGGCTCTCCGATTGGAATGTCTGAACTCCGTTGACGGAAGCACCCGTTTCCGTGCCCTCGTTGGGTGGTTCCGTTTTGTTTGCAGCAATGGCCTCGTCATCGGCGTAACCCGTTTCGATGTTCGCCGCAGACACGTCGGCGACATCTGGCTCGATGATATCGGCGAGGTTCTCACAGCAGGGTTGAAGGAATCCGAGGCGGATAAGAAGACCTTTGAAGGCTGGCGCAAAGCGGAAATCAGCGAAAAGCGTATTGTCCCGTGGGTAAACAAGGACTTACGAGAAGAATGGGGATTCAAGGCGGCGGCTCGGACATTCCACATTGCCCGATCAGGCTCCGATGCGGAGGTAATTGGGCAATATAAAGGCAGCACCCCGACCACTATTGCCATGCAAGAGACGAAGCGAGTCCCTGGTGCGCCAAGACAGTGCCGCAATCTGTTCGACTTGAGCCAAATTCTCGCCTGGCTGGCGAAGGAACGACGGGACGTACAGGAACAAATGGAATGGCGGGAGAAGATTCCTGGGCTTATGGCCCCTTTGCTCAACTGAATTGCACTAACGGTAAGATGACGCTTCCAATCATTTTTTATCGATCACTCATGCGTATTGCAGAAGAAAAGTTGCTATAATATCTGATCAACCTTGATCATTGAACAACAATAAAGCTTCAGCAGTTGAGACTGACCGGCAGTTTGGTGTTTTCAGGACATTCAAGCATTACTGTGGCATTATGGGATAAGGATCACCAAGGAAAGGAGATCAAATGGCTGGTCAATACACAACAAGAAATTTCCTCCGTCAGATGCCGAACGAGTTGCTTGCACACTACTTTAATGAGCGCGGGTTGTTTGGCGATATGGAT
This sequence is a window from Syntrophobacterales bacterium. Protein-coding genes within it:
- a CDS encoding DUF945 domain-containing protein, producing MIPRNHQTQTTDSNTRPKWFNSPVTFHEGTLTEIRAHVPSFERRGFGLTQPENERSRLNERLDTIVRLPFGEDNTFIPVGVVSKDYALVPHLAVLDVATKALADAKIATAAVKAELKITEYGERMALSLYLPDKYSFDPGDGHPMALRLECLNSVDGSTRFRALVGWFRFVCSNGLVIGVTRFDVRRRHVGDIWLDDIGEVLTAGLKESEADKKTFEGWRKAEISEKRIVPWVNKDLREEWGFKAAARTFHIARSGSDAEVIGQYKGSTPTTIAMQETKRVPGAPRQCRNLFDLSQILAWLAKERRDVQEQMEWREKIPGLMAPLLN